DNA sequence from the Colletotrichum destructivum chromosome 9, complete sequence genome:
TAGGGCAAGGCGACCCAGCGGCCGCGGTACAGGTCGGACAGCAGGCTCTGGTCGGCGAagtccatgtccatggcgCCCAGCTCCATGTGCCGGACGATCTGCTCGAACAGCTTCTTGGAGGGGTTGACGACCTGCAGGCCGCCGTTCATGAAGCCCAGGGGCGACTGGGTGACGGGGTCGGGCGAGGTGCGCTGGGCGGCGTCCGGATCGGCGTGCTGGGTGGTGAAGGCGCAGTTGGCCGGAGTCCAGTCGGCCGGGTAATGTGGCTTCTTGAGCGGGTTGCAGACGCAGgcgtggccggcggcgaagacgcgGGTGCTCGGGTTCTTgacggcgaggtcctcgagggaCGGAGAACCCGGGGAGGAAGGGTTCCTGGGGGACCCGCCaatggcggcgccgggggtctgctgggcggcgaagtcgccgtcgtcgaggtcgagttcCATCAGCTCGTCCATGTTGCGGAGGACGAGCATGTCGGAGTCGAGCTGGACGACGCGAGAGTACTGGGTcagggagaagggggagagcTTGCTCCAGCAGTCGTAGAAGCGCGGGTCGTTGGAGTAGTCGCGGCCCTTTGTGGGGAGAAGGTACTCGATGCGCTGGGCGGGGATGCGACGgcgctcgagggcggcgaggccctcgggCGGGAAGGAGTCTGTGtagagggcgacgagggggtACGCCGAGCCGGACTTGACGAGAGAGTGGTTGAGGGTGAGGAGGCCGGGGAGATAGTCAAGGTTGGTGATGAGGGTTGTCCAGACTGTGCGCCGGGAAGTCAGCTTGGTGAGGGTTGGGAGCGGTTTGCGACGATGCGCCGATGGAGGGGGAACATCATGAGAAACAGGGTTACTCAAGTGAGTGGTTGGTTGGGTGCAAGGGGGAGTTCattgagtgagtgagatgagagTCGGGAGTGATGCAGTTGCGTGCGTGCGCGGGCAAGAAcaggcgggaagggggggggagagagacaaaCCCTTGTCCGACTCAACGGCGCGTCTCCCGTCCGACATGTTGGCGATTGAAAGAATGATGGCGGTTGTCAACTCAAACCTCACAAAATCCAAGGGGGCGCTTCGTTGCGACGGCGGGCTGCGAATGCGATGCGCGGGCTGCGCGTCGACTTTGGCGGGGCAGGTTCcggcggtggaggcgggGTATTGGTGtctccctcttttctctcttgaTGGAAGCTTGATGGAAGCTTGAGCGCGACGGAGAGCAGAGTGCAGGGTAGGTATTTCGGGACGGCCGGGATGTTTTTGGGGGATGTCTTGTCTGCGCCCTTCGTGTGAATGCGAAGCAGAATGTAagaggcgggaggaggggaaggcaagaaaggaagagaaaaggaggaagaCAAGGGGGAGAGGACAGGTTCACGATATTAACATTTCAGTGGAAGATAAAGTAGCAGCAATCAATGTCAACTTTAGCTCCAAATGTCAACAATGGAAATAAAAATTGGCGCGTcaaatgggggggggggggggggtgaaaAACCTCACTCCCCCACGAGTCATCCCGACGATGCCACATTGGCCAGCCATAAATGGGAATTGTTTCCATTTTCACCATCCTCGCCCATGTACCCAAGGAACCGTTCTGAGCTGAAGcggggagaagagagggggggggggggtgtttgACGGACAAATTCGACTGATAGACAGCGAGGGATTCCGATCGGCCGTCGCGTCGATGACGCCATCATGTCTGGGAacatcgaggtcgagctgaGAAATACAAACAAAGCGGATAGCCGCGCGCAACTCGGTACTACGGAtgcaaaaggggggggatggataCAGAAAAGAGCGAGCGGGCCGGGGATTTCGGACAGCCTGAAGTAACAGGCGGGTGTGTGAACTCTGACCTGAGAGTGGTGgtgcttcttcctctctctctctctctctctctctctctctctcatatTCCCGCATGGATTAACACGACCTCAAGAGATTGCCCATGTCCAAAAAGAGGGGAACTTCTCTGTCCAATTTGTCCtagtccccccccctcctccccatgGCTTCCGGGCGTCTTCTGCAGTGTGAGGGTCATAGATTTCCCACCCATTCAGGATCCGGGAAACGAGAGCGAGGAACGGCATCTTATCGTAGAGTTCATCCCTGCATATGACAGGTGCAAATAACGCGCG
Encoded proteins:
- a CDS encoding Putative glycosyl transferase, family 8, nucleotide-diphospho-sugar transferase, which encodes MSDGRRAVESDKVWTTLITNLDYLPGLLTLNHSLVKSGSAYPLVALYTDSFPPEGLAALERRRIPAQRIEYLLPTKGRDYSNDPRFYDCWSKLSPFSLTQYSRVVQLDSDMLVLRNMDELMELDLDDGDFAAQQTPGAAIGGSPRNPSSPGSPSLEDLAVKNPSTRVFAAGHACVCNPLKKPHYPADWTPANCAFTTQHADPDAAQRTSPDPVTQSPLGFMNGGLQVVNPSKKLFEQIVRHMELGAMDMDFADQSLLSDLYRGRWVALPYVYNALKTMRWDGVHADIWRDAEVKNVHYILAPKPWDEIDADTGEWTGTEESHRWWVDFNRERKAGEKARGVDDRF